From Pseudomonas arsenicoxydans:
CAGCAACACCCGACCGGACTGCGGGTCATGGTGGCGTTGCAGCAGATCGATCAGCGTTGATTTGCCGACACCGGAGCCGCCGCTCAGGGCGACTTTCAAACCATAGGGAATTCGTGCTTCGATACCGCGCAACGTCGTCGGCCGACCGGGATGGCTGAAGTGCACGGCGTCGAAACGCAGTTCACCCGAGGCCGGCATCGGCTTCGGTTCGGCAGGCGTGAGCACGGTCGGCTCTTCGCCACGCAATTCCATCACGCGACCGAGGCTGACGGTCATCCGCTGAATCGCCACGTACAGCCCGAGCAAGCTCTGAACCGGCCCGACCGCCATCCCCAGGTAGGTGGAAAACGCAATCAGGGCGCCCAGCTGCCAGGTCCCCTGTACCACCCAATAACCCCCGATCAAAAACGCACAGGCCCGAGACAGCGACGTCAGCGTGCCCGGTACGGCCTGGGTGAAAAACTCGGTGACTTGCAGGCGCAACAACTGGCTCATGTAGCCTTGGCCGAGCGTCTCCAGCCGGCGCGATTCACGCTGTTGCTGGCCGGCGGACTGGATGAATTTCATCACCGGCAAGGTCTCGACCATGAATGAGGACATGTCCGCCGAGCGTTCGCGCAACTGCCGCACATCGCGCTCGACCTTGCGCCGCATCCAGCGCAGCCAGAGCACATCAAGGGGAATCAGCACCAACGCCAGCAGCGAAAGCTTCCACGACAGGGTCAACAGCATCGCCACGGCGCAGACCAGACCGATCACGCTCGACACCGCCGAGAACAACGAGTCGACGGCGAAGCGCTGGATCTCCGCAACATCACCATCCAGACGCGACATCAAATCACCGATGCGCCGCTGCCCGTAGAAACTCGGCGAAAGGGTTTGCAGATGTCGATAAAGGTCGTCGCGCAGGGCGAACAGAATCCGCCCGGACAAGCGCGTGTGCAGGTAACGATTGATCCCCGACAGCGCCGTGCCCAGCAGCCCGGCGACGATCATCAACCCGGCAATCAGCACCAGCTTCGGAAAGTTGCGCGCCAGCAAGCCATCGTCGATCAGCAGCTTGGTCAGCCACGGTTGCACCAGCACCAGCAACGAAGCGCAGACCGACAACCCGAGCAGTCCGGCGATTGCCAGACGATGCGGTCGCACAAAGCTGTAGAGCCAGCGCAATGCCGATTGCAGCGCTTCGGGGTTTTGGCTGTCGATCAGCCGCACGATCAGGCGCTGCATCACGAGCGCAACTGT
This genomic window contains:
- a CDS encoding ABC transporter ATP-binding protein, translated to MQRLIVRLIDSQNPEALQSALRWLYSFVRPHRLAIAGLLGLSVCASLLVLVQPWLTKLLIDDGLLARNFPKLVLIAGLMIVAGLLGTALSGINRYLHTRLSGRILFALRDDLYRHLQTLSPSFYGQRRIGDLMSRLDGDVAEIQRFAVDSLFSAVSSVIGLVCAVAMLLTLSWKLSLLALVLIPLDVLWLRWMRRKVERDVRQLRERSADMSSFMVETLPVMKFIQSAGQQQRESRRLETLGQGYMSQLLRLQVTEFFTQAVPGTLTSLSRACAFLIGGYWVVQGTWQLGALIAFSTYLGMAVGPVQSLLGLYVAIQRMTVSLGRVMELRGEEPTVLTPAEPKPMPASGELRFDAVHFSHPGRPTTLRGIEARIPYGLKVALSGGSGVGKSTLIDLLQRHHDPQSGRVLLGEVDLRELDLFQLRRRIAVVSQDIVLFRGSLADNLAYAVPDASREAIAEVARLAQLDSLIESLPEGLDSPLGERGQQLSGGQKQRIAIARALLQDPLILVLDEATSAVDEATEREVIEAIDRLFAGRTRILISHRPSTLADADLRFELLDGVLTSKTVLHEA